In Streptomyces alboniger, the following are encoded in one genomic region:
- a CDS encoding bacterial transcriptional activator domain-containing protein codes for MARTTSRSTSPPDPQSPRNRTPQPLPGRRRSVGDFVKAFLAFVALAVLLVGVPGALAVFVGWPLPDGTPSLSWLQQEITVGTFINVLTVVVWFAWAQFTACVLVEIKAALSGVGIPSRVPGAGGSQLLARQLVAALLLVGATAAGFAPGLSQFGQSLEGNQKPASAASAQQTPGGLFGQERQQAAGAADALAAQAEQAAAHADGSAKDGDTKYYRIQPPEGRHHDSLWEIAERHLGDGRRYKEIYQLNKDREQPDGSKLSEASLIRPGWIMEMPADAHGGELVEMPDEAPKVSEDVKEQISDYSKTGDQRQGGGQEQGGGSSVDHDTAHIVLPEQRPAAPGKPAMPQAPATPEAPAAEAPAAEGGGTASEGFGFGLPEALLGAPLLAAGLLGALGRRRRHALWQSAVGAVGGRRGMHPPTPTGDAAAVQDALLVGADPDGVRLLDLSLRGLAASLAEENRALPTVYAAWLSNGDLHLQLAQPAGRPPEPWQLGQDQTFWVLSRADAERYEDADTAAPYPGLVSLGTLGAPEESRLLLNLESVPGIVSLSGPASDRAAVFASVAAELATNGWSDRMTITLVGFGQDLTPLAPNRLRHLEDVEALLETMEAETRQRRGALGAAGHDSVLTGRTGPAQHTRWAPHLVLLAAEPTGEDAVKLAELAADASRLGIGYLVGTESGDLPGAAWEMEITGDGKLLAPLLGLELVAQTLPEAQQRAVVRLFTEADPDGSSGPTGPGDGPAAASPPFLVDVTEQGRPAVYARLVGTYEIIGLDTPDGERSALMHEALALLLMHREGVHPRVLASALWPRGVTEDVRDALVERLRDWLGTDPDGSHRLRADRSGRLTLAESVVSDLDVLRSLYHEATQGRGSGNRAVRGRMLTDALVLVRGPLLADRPQGRYGWLTHEIIDAQLPLLVADIGLALSEFHLEKGRAEKAIEALNAALGSAPGDERLWNELLRATAATEDPARLQRVAADLLARSGARGLPARTEALLDELLPAWRSGVSAAG; via the coding sequence ATGGCGCGCACCACCTCACGCTCGACGAGCCCGCCTGATCCGCAGTCGCCGCGGAACCGGACCCCGCAGCCGCTGCCGGGGCGTCGGCGTTCCGTCGGAGACTTCGTCAAGGCGTTCCTCGCCTTTGTCGCGCTGGCCGTGCTCCTGGTCGGCGTGCCGGGAGCCCTCGCGGTGTTCGTCGGGTGGCCGCTGCCGGACGGGACGCCCTCGCTGAGCTGGTTGCAGCAGGAGATCACCGTCGGCACGTTCATCAACGTGCTGACCGTCGTCGTCTGGTTCGCCTGGGCGCAGTTCACCGCCTGCGTACTCGTGGAGATAAAGGCCGCGCTCTCCGGAGTCGGCATTCCGAGCCGGGTCCCGGGAGCCGGTGGCAGCCAGCTGCTCGCGCGGCAACTCGTCGCCGCCCTCCTCCTCGTCGGCGCCACCGCCGCCGGCTTCGCGCCCGGCCTCTCGCAGTTCGGGCAGTCGCTGGAGGGGAACCAGAAGCCCGCCTCCGCGGCAAGCGCCCAGCAGACCCCCGGGGGCCTCTTCGGGCAGGAGCGGCAGCAGGCCGCCGGTGCCGCCGACGCGCTCGCCGCGCAGGCCGAGCAGGCCGCCGCGCACGCCGACGGAAGCGCCAAGGACGGCGACACGAAGTACTACCGGATCCAGCCCCCCGAGGGGCGCCACCACGACTCCCTGTGGGAGATCGCCGAGCGGCACCTCGGCGACGGCCGCAGGTACAAGGAGATCTACCAGCTCAACAAGGACCGTGAGCAGCCCGACGGATCGAAGCTCTCCGAGGCCAGCCTCATCCGGCCGGGCTGGATCATGGAGATGCCCGCGGACGCCCACGGCGGCGAGCTGGTCGAGATGCCCGACGAGGCGCCCAAGGTCTCCGAGGACGTCAAGGAGCAGATCTCCGACTACTCCAAGACCGGCGATCAGCGACAGGGCGGCGGCCAGGAGCAGGGCGGCGGCAGCTCCGTCGACCACGACACCGCGCACATCGTCCTTCCCGAGCAGCGCCCCGCCGCGCCCGGGAAGCCCGCCATGCCGCAGGCCCCGGCCACACCCGAGGCCCCCGCCGCCGAAGCCCCTGCCGCCGAAGGAGGCGGCACCGCGTCCGAGGGCTTCGGCTTCGGGCTGCCCGAGGCGCTCCTCGGCGCGCCCCTGCTCGCGGCCGGCCTGCTCGGTGCCCTCGGGCGCCGGCGCCGGCACGCCCTGTGGCAGTCGGCCGTGGGCGCGGTCGGCGGGCGTCGCGGCATGCATCCGCCCACCCCGACCGGGGACGCCGCCGCCGTGCAGGACGCGCTGCTCGTGGGCGCCGACCCCGACGGCGTACGCCTCCTCGACCTGTCGCTGCGCGGCCTCGCCGCCTCGCTCGCCGAGGAGAACCGCGCCCTGCCGACCGTGTACGCGGCCTGGCTCAGCAACGGCGACCTGCACCTCCAGCTCGCCCAGCCCGCCGGACGGCCGCCCGAGCCCTGGCAGCTGGGGCAGGACCAGACGTTCTGGGTGCTGTCCCGCGCCGACGCCGAGCGGTACGAGGACGCGGACACCGCCGCTCCCTACCCGGGGCTCGTCAGCCTCGGCACGCTCGGTGCCCCCGAGGAATCACGGCTGCTCCTCAACCTGGAGTCCGTGCCCGGCATCGTCTCGCTGAGCGGCCCCGCGAGCGACCGCGCCGCCGTCTTCGCCTCGGTCGCCGCCGAACTGGCCACCAACGGCTGGTCGGACCGCATGACCATCACCCTCGTCGGCTTCGGCCAGGACCTCACCCCGCTCGCCCCCAACCGGCTGCGGCACCTGGAGGACGTCGAGGCCCTCCTGGAGACCATGGAGGCCGAGACCCGGCAGCGGCGCGGCGCGCTCGGCGCCGCCGGGCACGACTCCGTGCTCACCGGCCGCACCGGCCCCGCCCAGCACACCCGCTGGGCCCCGCACCTCGTGCTGCTCGCCGCCGAACCGACCGGCGAGGACGCCGTCAAGCTCGCCGAACTGGCCGCCGACGCCAGCCGCCTGGGCATCGGCTATCTGGTCGGTACGGAGTCCGGGGACCTGCCCGGCGCCGCCTGGGAGATGGAGATCACCGGGGACGGCAAGCTGCTCGCGCCGCTGCTCGGCCTCGAACTGGTGGCCCAGACGCTGCCCGAGGCCCAGCAGCGTGCCGTCGTCCGGCTCTTCACCGAAGCCGACCCGGACGGCTCATCCGGCCCCACGGGCCCCGGCGACGGCCCCGCTGCCGCCTCGCCGCCGTTCCTCGTCGACGTCACCGAGCAGGGGCGGCCCGCGGTCTACGCCCGTCTCGTCGGTACGTACGAGATCATCGGCCTCGACACCCCGGACGGCGAGCGCAGCGCGCTGATGCACGAGGCGCTGGCCCTGCTCCTGATGCACCGCGAGGGCGTCCACCCCCGGGTGCTCGCCTCCGCGCTGTGGCCGCGCGGTGTCACCGAGGACGTACGCGACGCGCTCGTCGAGCGGCTGCGCGACTGGCTCGGCACCGACCCCGACGGATCGCACCGCCTGCGGGCCGACCGGAGCGGGCGGCTCACCCTCGCCGAGTCCGTCGTCTCGGACCTGGACGTGCTGCGCTCGCTGTACCACGAGGCCACGCAGGGGCGCGGCTCCGGCAACCGCGCCGTGCGCGGACGGATGCTCACCGACGCGCTGGTGCTCGTCCGCGGACCGCTGCTCGCCGACCGGCCGCAGGGGCGGTACGGATGGCTCACGCACGAGATCATCGACGCGCAGCTGCCGTTGCTCGTCGCCGACATCGGTCTCGCCCTCTCGGAGTTCCATTTGGAGAAGGGGCGGGCGGAGAAGGCGATCGAGGCGCTGAACGCCGCGCTGGGCTCCGCGCCGGGCGATGAGCGGCTCTGGAACGAGTTGCTCCGGGCGACGGCCGCGACGGAGGACCCCGCCCGCTTGCAGCGGGTCGCGGCTGATCTCCTGGCCCGGAGTGGGGCTCGGGGGTTGCCCGCACGTACCGAGGCGTTGCTGGATGAGTTGCTGCCCGCGTGGCGCAGTGGGGTCTCGGCTGCGGGTTAG
- a CDS encoding prepilin peptidase, translating into MIALLVLLGALWGALAGVLVPRAAYRLSVQPDESWRRECPEGHPLGAWVGIARCGHGDTYGPSTLLLAAATAAVCAALAAATGARPELGAWLLLAPFGVLLAVVDFRVHRLPDVLTLPLAAGALVLLGAAALVPGHAGEWTVALYGALALAGAYFVLFLINPSGMGFGDVKLALALGAVLGWYGWGALLLGTFAGFVLAALYGIGLVAARRAGRKTAIPFGPFLVGGAFVGLLLGAYSA; encoded by the coding sequence TTGATCGCGCTCCTCGTCCTTCTCGGCGCCCTCTGGGGCGCCCTCGCCGGGGTCCTCGTCCCCCGCGCCGCCTACCGCCTCTCCGTCCAGCCGGACGAGAGCTGGCGGCGCGAGTGCCCCGAGGGGCATCCCCTCGGCGCGTGGGTCGGGATCGCGCGGTGCGGGCACGGGGACACGTACGGACCCAGCACCCTCCTTCTCGCCGCCGCCACCGCGGCCGTCTGCGCCGCCCTCGCCGCCGCCACGGGGGCCCGCCCCGAGCTGGGGGCGTGGCTGCTGCTCGCGCCCTTCGGCGTGCTGCTCGCCGTGGTCGACTTCCGCGTGCACCGGCTGCCGGACGTGCTCACCCTGCCGCTCGCCGCGGGCGCGCTCGTGCTGCTCGGGGCCGCCGCGCTGGTGCCCGGGCACGCGGGGGAGTGGACGGTCGCGCTCTACGGGGCGCTCGCGCTGGCCGGCGCGTACTTCGTGCTCTTCCTCATCAACCCCAGCGGCATGGGCTTCGGCGACGTGAAGCTCGCCCTCGCCCTCGGGGCGGTGCTCGGCTGGTACGGGTGGGGCGCGCTGCTGCTCGGCACCTTCGCCGGGTTCGTCCTCGCCGCGCTGTACGGCATCGGGCTCGTCGCCGCCCGCCGCGCCGGGCGGAAGACGGCGATCCCCTTCGGGCCCTTCCTGGTCGGGGGAGCCTTCGTGGGCCTGCTGCTCGGGGCGTACTCCGCCTGA
- the mqnC gene encoding cyclic dehypoxanthinyl futalosine synthase, producing MTEKADLQSVLDRAAAGGRITPEEALALYRDAPLHALGATADAVRRRRYAGTEHIATYIIERNINYTNVCVTACKFCAFYAAPKDTRKGWSRDLDDILRRCAETVELGGTQIMFQGGHHPDYGVEYYEKHFAAIKENFPQLVIHSLGASEVEHMARISKVSVEEAIQRINAAGLDSFAGAGAELLPERPRKAIAPLKESGERWLEIMEIAHNLGVESTSTMLMGTGETNAERIEHLRMIRDVQDRTGGFRAFIPYTYQPENNHLKGRTQATIFEYIRMIAIARIFLDNVAHIQGSWLTTGKEAGQLTLHYGADDLGSVMLEENVVSSAGAKHRSNLREMIDMIRTADRVPAQRATTYEHLVVHDDPANDPVDDRVASHISSTAIEGGTAHPELKLLATN from the coding sequence GTGACCGAGAAGGCCGACCTTCAGTCCGTCCTCGACCGTGCCGCCGCAGGTGGCCGGATCACCCCCGAGGAGGCGCTCGCCCTCTACCGGGACGCCCCGCTGCACGCGCTCGGCGCCACCGCCGACGCCGTGCGCCGCCGCCGCTACGCCGGTACGGAGCACATCGCGACGTACATCATCGAGCGGAACATCAACTACACGAACGTCTGCGTGACGGCCTGCAAGTTCTGCGCCTTCTACGCCGCCCCGAAGGACACCAGGAAGGGCTGGAGCCGCGACCTCGACGACATCCTGCGCCGCTGCGCGGAGACGGTCGAGCTGGGCGGCACGCAGATCATGTTCCAGGGCGGACACCACCCGGACTACGGCGTCGAGTACTACGAGAAGCACTTCGCGGCGATCAAGGAGAACTTCCCGCAGCTGGTCATCCACTCCCTCGGCGCGTCCGAGGTCGAGCACATGGCCCGCATCTCCAAGGTCTCCGTCGAGGAGGCCATCCAGCGGATCAACGCCGCCGGGCTCGACTCCTTCGCGGGCGCGGGCGCCGAGCTGCTGCCCGAGCGGCCGCGCAAGGCCATCGCCCCGCTCAAGGAGAGCGGCGAGCGCTGGCTGGAGATCATGGAGATCGCCCACAACCTGGGCGTGGAATCGACGTCCACCATGCTCATGGGCACGGGCGAGACCAACGCCGAGCGCATCGAGCACCTGCGGATGATCCGCGACGTACAGGACCGGACCGGAGGCTTCCGGGCCTTCATCCCGTACACGTACCAGCCCGAGAACAACCACCTCAAGGGCCGTACGCAGGCGACGATCTTCGAGTACATCCGCATGATCGCGATCGCCCGCATCTTCCTCGACAACGTCGCGCACATCCAGGGCTCCTGGCTGACCACCGGCAAGGAGGCGGGCCAACTGACGCTGCACTACGGGGCGGACGACCTCGGCTCGGTCATGCTGGAGGAGAACGTCGTCTCCTCGGCGGGCGCCAAGCACCGCTCGAACCTGCGCGAGATGATCGACATGATCCGTACGGCGGACCGCGTCCCGGCCCAGCGCGCCACCACGTACGAACACCTGGTCGTGCACGACGACCCGGCGAACGACCCGGTCGACGACCGCGTCGCCTCCCACATCTCGTCCACGGCGATCGAGGGCGGCACGGCACATCCCGAGCTGAAGCTCCTCGCCACGAACTGA
- a CDS encoding demethylmenaquinone methyltransferase has product MTRATLEKQPHEVATMFDDVAERYDLTNDVLSLGQARLWRKEVAKAVDARPAQKVLDLAAGTATSSQPFARAGAYVVPCDFSLGMLQVGKKRHPWMPFTAGDGTKLPFKDDTFDAVTISFGLRNIQDTDAALRELYRVTKPGGRVVICEFSSPTWAPFRTVYTEYLMRALPPVARAVSSNPDAYVYLAESIRSWPDQPALAARLRDAGWSQVAWRNLTGGVVALHRGFKRD; this is encoded by the coding sequence GTGACCCGAGCCACCCTGGAAAAGCAGCCGCACGAAGTCGCCACGATGTTCGACGACGTCGCGGAACGATACGACCTCACCAACGACGTGCTCTCCCTCGGCCAGGCCCGCCTCTGGCGCAAGGAGGTGGCGAAGGCGGTCGACGCGCGCCCCGCGCAGAAGGTCCTGGACCTCGCCGCCGGCACCGCCACGTCCTCGCAGCCCTTCGCCCGGGCCGGCGCGTACGTCGTGCCCTGCGACTTCTCGCTCGGGATGCTCCAGGTGGGCAAGAAGCGTCATCCCTGGATGCCGTTCACGGCCGGCGACGGGACGAAGCTGCCGTTCAAGGACGACACCTTCGACGCCGTCACCATCTCCTTCGGGCTGCGCAACATCCAGGACACCGACGCCGCGCTGCGCGAGCTGTACCGCGTGACGAAGCCCGGCGGCCGGGTCGTGATCTGCGAGTTCTCCAGCCCGACATGGGCGCCGTTCAGGACGGTCTACACCGAGTACCTGATGCGGGCGCTGCCGCCGGTCGCCCGCGCGGTGTCCTCCAACCCCGACGCCTACGTCTACCTCGCCGAGTCGATCCGCTCCTGGCCCGACCAGCCCGCGCTCGCCGCGCGGCTGCGGGACGCGGGCTGGTCGCAGGTGGCCTGGCGGAACCTCACGGGCGGCGTCGTGGCGCTGCACCGGGGCTTCAAGCGGGACTGA
- a CDS encoding zinc-ribbon domain-containing protein, which translates to MASYCPHCGAAAPDEARFCMKCGKERPSEPTAPQAPSAPTKAPETEVPAAGDAAPDGRPPEDAAPSAPTSPPPPAYTPAPALAPGPGPAQPSAVGAFFGRTFRGDWAGSAQAALWPLALLLIGAIGIAIPSYGQDDEVVVDFTDRLRIGLALLLQSVGGGFEVTGGDRRPGLGGSDGLGSDGLGSGGLGSDGLGSDGLGSGGLGSDASGSALEGSVSLHFVPLTVTALVIVALFIGVRVLRNRLVARGHGGQGGGGTAGLEAALRVTLLVTAGVLALALFAQPEIESFELSSSPALAALGALVLTLVVSCGVLHPWGAARPAAQTAVRAVGTALRALAVVLVLCSLVAFISLAQVDDLKEITDLDDADISPLLVALLILPNLAIAALGIGWGAGVEASVSGTSSLYGGGSESRSFGLSELGDATNDWAIVGALALGLVCALTIGVLAARRCANRGEQLLSAAVFFGLVLLLAGVGGTGFEASGAAVGGGSGFGGRSGNGEVGLGLSVSEVLLFGLLWVSAAALLGPYLLRMAGQGGAPAAPAYAPGVPHTPATPHAPANPATPAGPAPTPSGSTPTPAEAAAYITQSAPGTPPAGTPTTPTPAYAPQAPHAPHTVHLGHQPPVAKPRGRAGVWVGTLAGAFLIGGGATAGVLIWQDNADDKTDSAGKDGKPAVSRSEEPSREPSRAPEPATSPEARRSPEPSDGAGPGAADETDDTGAPEGSERVTDTEGFSFAVPEGWTRQPVNPERPGQITYGSAGREQFLVGVVKDAPYTSYENFTKIEKDTKSAPDKSDYDRIRLERNTFQGQDGAVWEYTYTDEAGRTIHAVNQSYVAQNGTEYAIQLSWRESFWSAGEGVRTHRTALETWRLTD; encoded by the coding sequence ATGGCGTCGTACTGCCCGCACTGCGGGGCCGCTGCCCCTGATGAGGCCCGCTTCTGCATGAAGTGCGGCAAGGAACGCCCTTCAGAGCCGACGGCTCCGCAGGCACCATCCGCTCCAACGAAGGCTCCCGAGACGGAGGTTCCCGCTGCCGGTGACGCGGCTCCGGACGGCCGGCCTCCGGAGGACGCCGCTCCCTCGGCGCCCACATCGCCACCCCCACCCGCCTACACCCCGGCCCCCGCCCTCGCCCCCGGTCCCGGCCCCGCCCAACCCTCCGCCGTAGGCGCCTTCTTCGGGCGTACGTTCCGCGGCGACTGGGCCGGATCCGCGCAGGCCGCGCTCTGGCCCCTCGCACTGCTGCTCATCGGCGCCATCGGCATCGCGATCCCCTCGTACGGCCAGGACGACGAGGTGGTCGTCGACTTCACCGACCGGCTGCGGATCGGCCTCGCGCTGCTCCTCCAATCGGTGGGCGGCGGCTTCGAGGTGACGGGCGGTGACCGCCGGCCGGGCCTCGGCGGGTCGGACGGTCTCGGCTCGGACGGCCTGGGATCGGGCGGGCTCGGCTCCGACGGCCTCGGATCGGACGGCCTCGGATCGGGTGGGCTCGGTTCGGACGCCTCCGGGTCCGCCCTCGAAGGCAGCGTCTCCCTCCACTTCGTCCCGCTCACCGTGACCGCGCTGGTGATCGTGGCGCTCTTCATCGGCGTACGCGTTCTCCGCAACCGCCTCGTCGCGCGGGGGCACGGCGGCCAGGGTGGCGGCGGCACGGCCGGGCTGGAAGCGGCCCTGCGCGTCACGCTGTTGGTGACCGCGGGCGTACTGGCGCTCGCGCTCTTCGCGCAGCCCGAGATCGAGAGCTTCGAGCTGTCCTCGTCCCCGGCGCTCGCCGCGCTCGGCGCACTGGTGCTCACGCTCGTCGTCTCCTGTGGCGTGCTGCACCCGTGGGGCGCCGCGCGCCCCGCCGCGCAGACCGCGGTCCGGGCCGTGGGTACCGCGCTGCGCGCCCTCGCCGTCGTCCTCGTGCTCTGCTCGCTCGTCGCCTTCATCAGCCTGGCGCAGGTGGACGACCTGAAGGAGATCACCGACCTCGACGACGCCGACATCTCGCCGCTCCTGGTCGCACTGCTCATCCTGCCGAACCTCGCGATCGCGGCGCTCGGCATCGGCTGGGGCGCGGGCGTCGAGGCCTCCGTGAGCGGCACCAGTTCGCTGTACGGCGGCGGGTCCGAGAGCAGGTCCTTCGGCCTCTCCGAGCTGGGTGACGCCACCAACGACTGGGCGATCGTGGGCGCGTTGGCGCTCGGCCTGGTCTGCGCGCTGACGATCGGCGTCCTCGCCGCACGCCGCTGCGCGAACCGCGGTGAGCAACTGCTGTCCGCCGCCGTCTTCTTCGGCCTCGTCCTGCTGCTCGCCGGGGTCGGCGGGACCGGCTTCGAGGCGTCCGGCGCGGCTGTCGGCGGCGGTTCGGGCTTCGGCGGGCGCAGCGGCAACGGCGAGGTGGGGCTGGGTCTCAGCGTCTCGGAGGTGCTGCTCTTCGGGCTGCTCTGGGTCTCCGCGGCCGCACTGCTCGGCCCGTACCTGCTGCGGATGGCGGGCCAGGGTGGAGCCCCCGCCGCCCCCGCGTACGCACCTGGAGTGCCGCACACCCCGGCCACCCCGCACGCCCCGGCCAACCCAGCCACTCCGGCAGGCCCCGCACCGACGCCCTCGGGGAGCACCCCCACCCCCGCCGAAGCCGCCGCGTACATCACCCAGTCGGCGCCCGGCACGCCCCCGGCGGGAACTCCCACCACCCCCACCCCCGCGTACGCCCCCCAGGCCCCTCACGCCCCTCACACCGTCCACCTCGGCCACCAGCCCCCCGTCGCCAAGCCGCGCGGCCGGGCCGGTGTCTGGGTGGGCACGCTCGCCGGGGCCTTCCTCATCGGCGGCGGTGCCACGGCCGGGGTTCTGATCTGGCAGGACAACGCCGACGACAAGACGGACAGCGCGGGCAAGGACGGCAAACCCGCGGTCAGCCGGTCCGAGGAGCCGAGCCGCGAGCCGAGCCGGGCCCCCGAACCGGCCACCTCGCCGGAGGCCCGGCGGAGTCCGGAGCCGAGCGACGGCGCGGGCCCCGGCGCGGCCGACGAGACCGATGACACCGGCGCCCCCGAGGGCTCCGAGCGGGTGACCGACACCGAGGGGTTCTCCTTCGCGGTCCCGGAGGGCTGGACGCGGCAGCCCGTGAACCCGGAGCGCCCGGGGCAGATCACGTACGGTTCGGCCGGCCGTGAGCAGTTCCTCGTCGGCGTGGTCAAGGACGCGCCCTACACGTCGTACGAGAACTTCACGAAGATCGAGAAGGACACCAAGTCCGCCCCGGACAAGTCGGACTACGACCGGATCCGGCTGGAGCGCAACACCTTCCAGGGGCAGGACGGCGCGGTCTGGGAGTACACGTACACCGACGAGGCGGGCCGCACGATCCACGCCGTCAACCAGAGTTACGTCGCGCAGAACGGCACGGAGTACGCGATCCAGCTCTCCTGGCGCGAGAGCTTCTGGAGCGCGGGCGAGGGCGTGAGGACGCACCGGACCGCGCTGGAGACCTGGCGGCTCACCGACTGA
- a CDS encoding GNAT family N-acetyltransferase: MTEQTETLPAVQLPAVRLRVPTHEDAFVWHRLFDDPEVMEFHGGVPAELSMYEELTARQRRHDAELGYCLWTLLDGAGEPIGFAGAQPWARAWGPAGEIEMGWRLARAAWGKGYATAAARATVERLRERGVPSVVAMVDAGNERSVAVTRRLGMDLGETFTTPSTPGDGEGRRVAYCFRLTL; the protein is encoded by the coding sequence GTGACCGAGCAGACCGAGACCCTGCCCGCCGTACAGCTTCCCGCCGTACGGCTGCGCGTTCCCACCCATGAGGACGCCTTCGTGTGGCACCGGCTCTTCGACGATCCCGAGGTCATGGAGTTCCACGGCGGCGTGCCCGCGGAGCTGTCCATGTACGAGGAGCTGACCGCGCGCCAGCGCAGACACGACGCCGAACTGGGTTACTGCCTCTGGACATTGCTCGACGGGGCCGGTGAGCCGATCGGCTTCGCGGGCGCCCAGCCGTGGGCCCGCGCGTGGGGCCCCGCCGGCGAGATCGAGATGGGCTGGCGGCTGGCCCGCGCGGCCTGGGGCAAGGGATACGCGACCGCCGCCGCCCGCGCCACCGTCGAACGGCTGCGCGAGCGTGGCGTGCCGAGCGTGGTGGCGATGGTCGACGCCGGCAACGAACGCTCCGTCGCGGTGACCCGGCGGCTCGGCATGGACCTCGGCGAGACGTTCACCACGCCGTCGACGCCGGGCGACGGCGAGGGGCGGCGCGTGGCGTACTGCTTCCGGCTCACGCTGTAA
- a CDS encoding geranylgeranyl reductase family protein, whose translation MTEPLSEHTADVIVVGAGPAGSTTAYYLAKAGLDVLLLEKTAFPREKVCGDGLTPRATKQLVSMGIDISEEAGWLRNKGLRIIGGGVRLQLDWPDLASYPDYGLVRKRDDFDEQLARQAQKAGARLHERCNVGEPVIDDRTGRVTGVHAKLGEEKTPVTFHAPLVVAADGNSSRISLAMGLHRREDRPMGVAVRTYFTSPRHDDDYLESWLELWDRRGPGEDRLLPGYGWIFGMGDGTSNVGLGILNSSKAFRELDWREVLKAWCASMPQDWGYTPENMTMPIRGAALPMAFNRQPHYTKGLLLVGDAGGLVNPFNGEGIAYAMESGQIAADVIVQAHARATPAQRELALQNYPKTLKETYGGYYTLGRAFVKLIGNPKVMKIATQRGLTHPILMKFTLKMLANLTDPTGGDAMDRIINGLSKVAPKA comes from the coding sequence GTGACCGAGCCCCTCTCCGAACACACAGCGGACGTCATCGTCGTCGGAGCCGGGCCCGCCGGTTCGACCACGGCGTACTACCTGGCGAAGGCCGGGCTCGACGTCCTCCTCCTGGAGAAGACCGCGTTCCCGCGCGAGAAGGTCTGCGGCGACGGACTCACCCCGCGCGCCACCAAGCAGCTCGTGTCCATGGGCATCGACATCTCCGAAGAGGCGGGCTGGCTGCGCAACAAGGGCCTGCGCATCATCGGCGGCGGTGTACGGCTCCAGCTGGACTGGCCCGACCTCGCCTCGTACCCCGACTACGGCCTCGTACGGAAGCGCGACGACTTCGACGAGCAGCTCGCCCGGCAGGCCCAGAAGGCGGGCGCACGGCTGCACGAGCGGTGCAACGTGGGCGAGCCGGTCATCGACGACCGCACCGGCCGCGTCACCGGCGTGCACGCCAAGCTCGGCGAGGAGAAGACCCCGGTCACCTTCCACGCCCCGCTCGTCGTCGCGGCCGACGGCAACTCCTCGCGGATCTCGCTGGCCATGGGCCTGCACCGGCGCGAGGACCGCCCGATGGGCGTCGCCGTGCGGACGTACTTCACCTCGCCCCGCCACGACGACGACTACCTGGAGTCCTGGCTGGAGCTGTGGGACCGCCGCGGGCCCGGCGAGGACCGGCTCCTTCCCGGCTACGGCTGGATCTTCGGCATGGGCGACGGCACGTCCAACGTGGGCCTCGGCATCCTCAACTCCTCCAAGGCCTTCCGCGAGCTGGACTGGCGCGAGGTCCTCAAGGCGTGGTGCGCCTCGATGCCACAGGACTGGGGCTACACCCCCGAGAACATGACGATGCCGATCCGCGGCGCCGCCCTGCCGATGGCCTTCAACCGCCAGCCGCACTACACCAAGGGCCTGCTGCTCGTCGGTGACGCGGGCGGTCTGGTGAACCCCTTCAACGGCGAGGGCATCGCGTACGCCATGGAGTCGGGCCAGATCGCCGCCGACGTCATCGTGCAGGCCCACGCGCGTGCCACCCCCGCCCAGCGCGAACTGGCGCTCCAGAACTACCCGAAGACCCTCAAGGAGACCTACGGCGGCTACTACACGCTGGGCCGCGCCTTCGTGAAGCTCATCGGCAACCCGAAGGTCATGAAGATCGCCACGCAGCGCGGCCTGACGCACCCCATCCTGATGAAGTTCACGCTGAAGATGCTGGCGAACCTCACGGACCCGACGGGCGGCGACGCCATGGACCGCATCATCAACGGACTGAGCAAGGTGGCGCCGAAGGCGTGA
- a CDS encoding IclR family transcriptional regulator, whose protein sequence is MSDVHGGPASVDRALDLLEAVARSAEPVGAKALARELGCALSTVYHLLAPLTARGHVARTPGGYVLGPRVPSLYRSFQRHAGIDAGTRGLLMGVRRAAGAHAYLSVRRGGRIAVIDSTTAVTAHGADPFEVGLDQGAHATAHGKVLLASLPRRARRRYLDEFGLPRLTEHTITSPDRFEAELRRVRAAGVAVSVGETDPAYTCVAVPLGDGTRALSVSLPTAHSRGRRAELARILTRAARHGFPAASE, encoded by the coding sequence GTGAGCGACGTGCACGGCGGCCCCGCCTCGGTGGACCGCGCGCTCGATCTCCTGGAGGCGGTCGCCCGGTCCGCGGAGCCGGTCGGTGCCAAGGCCCTCGCGAGGGAGCTGGGCTGTGCCCTCTCGACGGTCTACCACCTGCTGGCTCCGCTGACCGCGCGCGGCCATGTGGCCCGCACCCCGGGCGGGTACGTCCTCGGGCCGCGGGTGCCCTCCCTGTACCGCTCGTTCCAGCGGCACGCGGGGATCGACGCGGGCACCCGGGGGCTGCTGATGGGCGTGCGCCGCGCCGCGGGCGCCCACGCGTATCTGAGCGTGCGTCGCGGTGGGCGGATCGCGGTGATCGACAGCACCACGGCCGTCACGGCCCACGGCGCCGACCCGTTCGAGGTCGGCCTCGACCAGGGCGCGCACGCCACCGCACACGGCAAGGTCCTGCTCGCTTCCCTGCCACGGCGGGCCCGGCGCCGCTATCTCGACGAGTTCGGGCTGCCCCGGCTGACCGAGCACACCATCACGAGCCCGGACCGCTTCGAGGCCGAACTGCGCCGGGTGCGCGCGGCGGGCGTCGCGGTGTCGGTGGGGGAGACGGACCCGGCGTACACCTGCGTGGCGGTACCCCTCGGGGACGGGACACGGGCGCTGTCGGTCTCGCTGCCGACGGCGCACTCCCGCGGGCGCCGCGCGGAGTTGGCGCGGATCCTCACGCGGGCCGCGCGGCACGGCTTTCCGGCAGCGTCGGAATAG